CCGGTGAGACCCTGCACCGCTACAGCACCGAAAACGAGCCCGGCGGACGGCTCCGCGTCGCCTGTCGCAACCGCCGGGCCTCCCGCTGCCCCGCCTGCGCCTGGACCTACGCTGGGGACACCTACCACCTGATCCGCGCCGGACTCGCCGGCGACCCGGACAAGGACATCCCCAGCACCGTGCGGGATCACCCGCGGGTGTTCGCCACCTTCACCGCGCCCTCGTTCGGCCCGGTCCACAACCGGCCCGACCGTGGCGCCTGCCGCTGTGGCACCCGCCACCCCGCCGACGACCCCGCCCTCGGTACGGCGCTCGATCCGGGCACGTACGACTACGCCGGCGCCGTGCTGTTCAACAACCACGCGGGTGAGCTGTGGATGCGCACCATCAACCGGCTCCGCCGCGAGATCGCCAAGCGCGCCGGACTGACACAGCGCGAACTCGCCGAGACCTGCCGACTGTCCTACGGCAAGGTCGCCGAGTTCCAGAAGCGGGGCGCCGTCCACTTCCATGCCGTGATCCGCCTCGACGGTCCCGACGGAGCCGACTCCGCCCCGCCGTCCTGGGCCACGACCGACCTGCTCACCGACGCCATCCGCGCCGCCGCCGCGCACCCGTACAGCCGCGTCAGTGTTCCCGCCGCCGGTGAGCAACCCGCCCGCACCTTCCAGTGGGGCCGACAGCTCGACGTACGGCCGGTCAAGGCGTTCGGTGACGGCTCCGACCTCACGGAACAGGCGGTCGCCTCCTACGTGGCCAAGTACGCCACCAAGGCGGCCGAGAACACCGGTACCCTCGACCGGCGCATCGGCGAACTCTCCGAACTCGACCGCCACGGCGTCCCCGACCACGCCCGGCGCCTGATCACCGCATGCCGAGACCTCGATGAGCTGTACCCGGACCGGCGCCTGTGGGCCTGGGCTCACATGCTCGGCTTCCGCGGGCACTTC
The Streptomyces sp. CGMCC 4.7035 DNA segment above includes these coding regions:
- the repSA gene encoding replication initiator protein RepSA encodes the protein MTDTATFAGLDPVTLGDLLRVAGLPGFDRWQDQIKRTGGCSDPIHLRGWVVHKDKVTGETLHRYSTENEPGGRLRVACRNRRASRCPACAWTYAGDTYHLIRAGLAGDPDKDIPSTVRDHPRVFATFTAPSFGPVHNRPDRGACRCGTRHPADDPALGTALDPGTYDYAGAVLFNNHAGELWMRTINRLRREIAKRAGLTQRELAETCRLSYGKVAEFQKRGAVHFHAVIRLDGPDGADSAPPSWATTDLLTDAIRAAAAHPYSRVSVPAAGEQPARTFQWGRQLDVRPVKAFGDGSDLTEQAVASYVAKYATKAAENTGTLDRRIGELSELDRHGVPDHARRLITACRDLDELYPDRRLWAWAHMLGFRGHFSSKSRRYSTTLGALRQTRAEYRAAQERAALGLDEHEPDTVLVLADWQYAGHGHTPGESALAATIRRDIELNRETAREALEGELA